Within the Scleropages formosus chromosome 8, fSclFor1.1, whole genome shotgun sequence genome, the region TCCATTGTTACTTGGCAAGTGTGACGTTTGTCCTGAGAGCGTGCGGAGGCAGCAGGTGCCCAGGGTTCTGCTTCAGGAGCTCCGTGTCATCCTGAGATGAGATGTGGAGCTGTCGTGGAACCCGGGGCTAAACAACGGAATTCTGCGTCACTTTTGAAGTCTTTGACTCCCTGACCTTGTTGAGGTCACAGTCACTGGTGCAAATTGGTGGATTTAGTCTCAGGGCTGCAGTGGCTGCTAGAGATGATTTTCCTGATACCTATGTGGGAAGTATATAACACAGATTATATTGCCTTACTGCTCGTAGGTTTCTGACACACGTCTGGATGCCTGTTCTCAGGGTTGGATCGTTGCTCATCCGTTGCTGAATCTGCTTCTCTTTACCTTGGACTGAAGCCATGTGCACATTTTATGGTCTGATTATCATCTCAGTCTTCAGCTACTTTGACCAGCTTTCACATTTCAGtctttctgacacacacatcGGAGTGACATCCTTGCTGTGGTGCTGTGTTGTAGAGTTTGTGAGCATTCCAGATAGGGTGTGTTGTGGTTCCAGTGGCTAGTCTTCTGGTTCTGGACAGAGGGCCCAGATGATCAGGACTGACCACATGAGACCCATTCCTCACTCTGTTACTTCTATGACTTGGTTTGTGAGCAACTTAGAGGACACCTTTTATCTggcagcttctgtgtgtgtgtgtgtgtgtgtgtgtgtgtgtccgtcctgTTGCTAACTTTAGAGTGCCCGCTGTTAGGGCTTAGCGCACCCTAATCCTGCTTTAAAGTGGCAAGCAGCTCCACCCTATTTATACTgcacttacactgggtccaAGGCTCTAGGGTCATATCAGTCCTTTaggactctctctctgtgtgtgtgtgtgtgtgtgtgtgtgtgtgtgtgtgtgtgtaatctgttACTGACTGCTTGTATGAGGGTAATAcgacatttaaaaagcattctGAAACACTTCAGTCAATGTGGCAGTGGTCTCAGACACAAGTGCACATTTGCTGAAACTTGATTTGACATGAATCAGTAAAGAGCAGCTGCACTGCATGCTGGGATTTTGTGTGTACCCCATCCTGCTGCTGTTATCAGCTTGATCCATCATATGGTTTGCCTCCCAGTTGGACCCTCAGAGTATGGAGACGTTACTTTGGTCTCTCGGCAAGTACCACCAGCACCAGCCCACCAGTCACACAATCCGGGGTCACTCTTTGGTCATGTGATGTCATAAACAAACTctggtacatttttattttgtctgtctCTCACTGGTATTTCTTCATGGCAATGCGGACAGGAGGTCTTCAGCAGCTCCTCATTTCCATGTGCTGTTGAGGTGCACTCCGGGTCCCACCTTCTAAGAGGTTGTGCGATGCTCGCCAGCAGCGATGGCTATTTTTGGAGCGCTTTGAGCCCCTTGATGTCCCTTTGTGGTCCGTTACATCGCGCCCTGtccagctgtgccactgtgtacTTGCTGCTTTCTGGATGCCTTCCGTTCCTCTTCCTGTCCAGTTGCTGGCCTCCTGAATGTCCATGACATCTGTGACTCCTCCATGCCACATTGaggaagggtctcgaacccatctctttgagagccacttctctcttgaCTTCCTTACAGCtgcatcaatgagtccaaccctgtctgctgtgattttctatgtatttgctgtttgaatgtcacttgtaGAGGAGCTGCTGGATGTGAACCAGTGAAATGGTGGTGTCACCCACACAAGATGTGCATTGATGGTCTGCTGTCTGAAGCCCTTCTTCTGTTGTTGATGGGCTTCTTTATCTGAGTTCTCTGTCACTTCAGCGAAACGTGTTTGCGGTGTAGAGACTGAAAAGGccacagcagctctgtgtctGAGCGGCTGGCCGAGGAATTAATCCCATTGAAAGCAAACAGGATTTGAGAgttcctgctgtttttgttgtgttcGGGATCACGTGGCAATCTGGTGCACAGCTGTGCAGTCCAGTAgaactgtgctgtttttgttctgtACAGGAGACTTGGGATGGAAGATATaggtatcatttttttttccaaatttagtATGAGAGTTTGCTTTCCTTAATCTGTAATACAAGTTGGTTTCTATGTCTCTGTTAAGCCTTTGATTTGATGCATGTAGTGCTGCTCAGTGCTTCTGTCAGTGACCAGTTTCCCATGATTCTCATGATTCTGGTTGTACTGCGCCTGGCGAATGCTTTGCAGAACGCCACCTTTCCACCATCTGTCTCCCACCTGTCGTTCTGCGCTGATGTGGCTCTTGAgccgtgtgtgttttcacacctTTTCCCGTTTCTCAAATCCTGTGAGTCGCGtttgcaaaatgaattttttttctttcttctttctttacCCTCTTTCCCAGCAtctgttctccttttctgtGCCTGCTCCCCTTCATGGCTGCTCTCCTCGCCAAGCCTGCTGTCAGTTTGAGTTTAAAGCCCTGCTATTTATTAGGTTTTCAGCAGTTGATGAAGTTTGACACCAATGGTGGCTGACTTTTAGTGTCTCTCCCTGTCCAGTAAAGGGCTCTCGGCCAGGGAAGAACGTCCAGCTGACGGAGAACGAGATCCGCGGCCTCTGCCTCAAGTCACGGGAAATCTTCCTGAGCCAGCCGATACTGCTGGAGCTCGAAGCACCGCTGAAGATCTGTGGTGAGCGCTGTCTTCTGGATTTTGGTGCGGATGAGCTCTTTGTCAGGGCAGAAGTGTGACTGCGGATGTGTTTGCAGGGGTCACTCACCAGTGCTGCTAGGCCCCGGCTCTCAGCTCAGGGGCAgagggccaaaaaaaaaaaaaaccatgttgCTGTTCCTGTTCTGAGAGTTAAGGGTCCTAACGCACCAACTGCTGCCATAGCTCGTGTACATGTCAGTTTTGAAATGGTGCAGTTAGACCGCAGCTCATTTTTCTGTTAAACTTCTATTTTGCATGCTGTGTTAACCGTGGCCCTCCACAGGTGATGTTCACGGGCAGTATTACGACCTCCTGCGGCTCTTCGAGTACGGCGGCTTCCCCCCGGAGAGCAACTACCTGTTCCTGGGCGACTACGTGGACCGGGGCAAGCAGTCACTGGAGACCATCTGCCTGCTGCTGGCGTACAAGGTCAAATACCCAGAGAACTTCTTCCTGCTCAGGGGCAACCACGAGTGCGCCTCCATCAACCGCATCTACGGCTTCTACGACGAGTGTAAGCGCAGGCGGTTAGCGGCCGCTCTTAGTCACAGTGTTGAGATGAGGATCGGTTGCGTAACGATGCCTGTCGGAGCGGTACACTCACGGCACGCTGGCGGTAGGGTTGAGTCACTGGTGAGCAGCTGCGCTGTGTGCCGCATCCCGAGGTGCTGTGGAGCCACGCTTATGTGAAGGAGCCACACTTCTGGTGGGATTTAAATATTTCTCCCTCGCCGTgtctccccacccccatctTTCCGGCAGGTAAGAGGCGGTACAACATCAAGTTGTGGAAGACCTTCACCGACTGCTTCAACTGCCTGCCGGTGGCTGCTATTGTGGACGAGAAGATCTTCTGCTGTCACGGAGGTGTGTGAGTCAGCGGCGTTTGCTGCTCGGCCTGCATGGCGGCTGCTAATTGGCTGACGGCGAATGTTCGGGAAGCGCAGCCAGCTGTGGGCATAATGTTAATTAAGGAAGCTGCGACCATCAGCCTGTGGGTTTAGAACCCAAGCACCTTTGGCAAGGTGCTAGAAAGGAACAATCTTTACGCACTCTGCACCCTGTTACCAGTAATGGTGGCTGGCTGTGGTGCCCGGTGGCTCATGGCTCTCCTGCCCCCAGGTCTGTCCCCTGACCTGCAGTCGATGGAGCAGGTGCGCAGGGTGATGCGGCCCACCGACGTGCCGGACCAGGGTCTGCTGTGCGACCTGCTGTGGGCGGACCCTGACAAGGATGTGCTGGGATGGGGAGAGAACGACCGCGGCGTCTCCTTCACGTTCGGGGCCGACGTGGTGGCCAAGTTCCTGCACAAACACGACATGGACCTCATATGCAGGGCACATCAGGTCTGTAGCTCCCGTGTCCCTGTTGGAAACGTCAGGCAGCACGAGCAAACGCAGGCCTGCCCGAAAGCCTGGCCTTGCGCCGATAAGCACAGTCAAACGTCCCACAAACGAGAGGTGGCAGCTTTGTCACCTGCCTAGGTCCGACAACTTCCTGCCATGTGTGAGCTTGAACCCCTTTCTCTCTGAATCAGGTGGTGGAGGACGGCTACGAGTTCTTTGCCAAACGGCAGCTGGTCACACTCTTCTCGGCGCCCAACTACTGCGGGGAGTTTGACAACGCTGGCGCCATGATGAGTGTGGACGAGACGCTCATGTGCTCCTTCCAGGTTGGTCCAAGGGGATGAGACAAAGAGCCCCGGGCTCTCTCAAGGGctcagccgtgtgtgtgtgtggggacacTGATGCTCTCCTCTTCCCTTAGATCCTGAAGCCTGCAGACAAGAAGCTGTACTCCTATGGCGGTGGAGCTGGCATGGGCTCAGGCAGACCTGTGACCCCCCCTCGAAATTCAGCCAAGGgtggaaaagcaaagaaatagcACCTGCTTCAGGCCGACCCCGAGAGCCCTCTCTGCTTCTCtacctccctcctcctccatcaccAAACAGCCGCAAAATGAAACAGTACCCAGGGTTTAGTTTGCTCTCTTCCTCTGAGTTGTTGACAACGATGCTCTTTTTTAAAGGTCCGAGTGAAGGTCTGAGTGCTCTGCCCCCCCCGTTTCCAGGTAacccttgtttgttttttatgccCCTCCTTTCAGTTTGCCCGTTTGCAGAAGGTACAGTCCAGAGGCAGGCTCTCCTGCCTTTACGCTTTATGTAAGACTTCGATCTGTTCCGCTTTAATCtcagtggtgggggggggtgtacgCGCTTGCGTCGGGGTAGATCCGGTGTCTGACGGCAGGGTTTCACGTGAACGTTAGTCAGTATTAGTGTGCGGTGGAAGACAGAGGGGTTTCAATACATAGAAGAGGGTGGATGTGCTCACACTGATGTTAGGCGTTGTATTGTTTTACACACTTTGCTTGCTTTGACgagctttttaattttatttttttaagtccTTTAATCCATCACAGCTGGatcataaataaagaaaacaaccGAAAATGGGAGGTGCAGGTGGTTTGCTTTTCTCAAGGTGTGCACTACATCCCACCAGCGCTGGTCTCCCGCGTGTTCGCACCGAGGTTCCCGCCACCGTCCGCAACCGCTTTCCCTCCAACTCTTTGATTGTCGCCCTGCGCTGCTGCTTTCCTTTCGAAGCTCTGGAGAGGATGGCCGCTCCGCATCGTGTCTGTAAATAGCCCGTCTCCCTTCCCTTTCGTTTCCACGTAGAGGACCGCACTCAATCTCCTTCCCGTCCGTTCAGAGCAAACGCTTCACACTCGTCTGTCGCGCTGCGTGGAATCCCGTTGCGCACACTGCACAGGTGAAAGAGAGCTCTTGACTAGTGTCGTGTGCATGAAGAGCCGCGTGACAGTGCCGTATTGGATCGAGGCGAGTTGCCCCATTTGAGGCTGCTGTTTGAAAGCTCATCGTACTTAACTGCAATTTCATGTAGCTGTTATTGGTGTCATCAAAGTGACGACTTGATTCGCTTCAGATTGTTTTTGTCCTTGCAGAGTTTAGGGCTTCAAAATATCTTTTATCATCACTCGgactttttaaagtattttatctTCTTTTCGACCAAAAGTTATCTTGGAGCAATAGCCTTGTATCTTATAATACTTATTGTTGTGAGGTGATTTCTTTATGTGAATTTCTGCAGGGTTCACTTTTGAACAGCTTTGCCGCTGTGTGAAGAACCCAGTGTTTCCTGTACGAGAAGCATGGTAAAGGCCTGGTGAAAGCAATGGTGAGAGGGCAGGTGGCCAAAGGGAGCTCTCTGTGTGCGGGAGAAGCCGTTTAGGTGCCCCGCAGTCATGGCTGAAACTGACGGTATGTGTACGCAAGCGTGTTTCTGTGGAAACCTGCACACGGTGACTCGTAGGAGTTGAGCCATCTCGAAAAAAGGGCCTGAAAGGTATTGACgatgctggtttttttttttttttttttaggtatgAGACAATATAACAGTGACAGACGGAGGATGTGTGATGTaacacgtctttttttttttctctaaacatGAGATTAATGGGAAGAAATAATTAGTACAGACAATCTATGATGAACATTATTACATTTGAGGCAAGCCATTTGCATAGGAAACCTATGGGACGggtaatactgtaataatactgTAGTAATACTGTACTTGGGCAGCTGAGTGGTAAGTCATATGCCTTCAGTTGCTCAACGCCTCCATCTCTCTCGCTCCACGGTGGTCCAATAAACAGTGAGGATGATCCTGGTTTTTATTCCGTACCTTTGGTAAAGGTCGACACCACAGGGATGCTGATGCAGGTGATGGAGTTTCTACATGTTTCTTTGAACCAGTCAGGGACCTTTCTTCCCCACCACCCTGGTGCTGGG harbors:
- the ppp1caa gene encoding protein phosphatase 1, catalytic subunit, alpha isozyme a, encoding MAESDKLNIDSIIQRLLEVKGSRPGKNVQLTENEIRGLCLKSREIFLSQPILLELEAPLKICGDVHGQYYDLLRLFEYGGFPPESNYLFLGDYVDRGKQSLETICLLLAYKVKYPENFFLLRGNHECASINRIYGFYDECKRRYNIKLWKTFTDCFNCLPVAAIVDEKIFCCHGGLSPDLQSMEQVRRVMRPTDVPDQGLLCDLLWADPDKDVLGWGENDRGVSFTFGADVVAKFLHKHDMDLICRAHQVVEDGYEFFAKRQLVTLFSAPNYCGEFDNAGAMMSVDETLMCSFQILKPADKKLYSYGGGAGMGSGRPVTPPRNSAKGGKAKK